Proteins from a genomic interval of Pseudomonadota bacterium:
- a CDS encoding type II toxin-antitoxin system HicB family antitoxin: protein MKNAIKLPLVLTPQPEGGYTVTSPLLPELVTEGDTLEEALANVQDAVRAVIELYGDLGRELPANLEQDSTSAPIFFEHLAST, encoded by the coding sequence ATGAAGAACGCGATCAAGCTCCCGCTCGTTCTCACCCCCCAGCCGGAGGGGGGCTACACCGTGACGAGCCCGCTTTTGCCGGAGCTCGTCACCGAGGGGGATACGCTGGAGGAGGCGCTCGCCAACGTCCAGGACGCGGTCCGCGCGGTCATCGAGCTGTACGGCGATCTCGGACGCGAGCTTCCGGCCAACCTGGAGCAGGACTCGACGAGCGCGCCGATCTTCTTCGAGCATTTGGCTTCGACCTGA